A single Drosophila ananassae strain 14024-0371.13 chromosome 3L, ASM1763931v2, whole genome shotgun sequence DNA region contains:
- the LOC6495545 gene encoding serine protease inhibitor 42Dd encodes MNRWLNILFLGALISAPVGHGNTIKERNLFATELFQTLATDRQDENVIISPVSIQLALGLAYYGAEGKTAAELQKTLHASAKESKDGLAESYHNLLHSYIKSKTVLEIANKVYTRENVKVSEHFREVASKYFDSEVESLDFSRESEAVERINRWVKQQTQDKIERVVDSLEPDTNVALVNAIYFKARWARPFNDEDTRDREFWLNERESIQVPTMFADNWYYYADYPELDAKAIELFFENINLTMWFILPNQRSGLQALEQKLKGVDFKLLEDRWQWQSVSVYLPKFKFEFDTDLRPTLHKLGISAMFSDAADFSNIFQDSPIGTRITKVQHKTFIDVNEIGCEAAGVSYAAGVPMSLPLDPKTFVADHPFVFIIRDPHAVYFAGHIVKF; translated from the exons ATGAACCGCTGGCTAAATA TTCTGTTTCTAGGAGCCCTGATCTCCGCCCCCGTTGGGCATGGCAACACGATCAAGGAACGCAACCTCTTTGCCACTGAACTTTTCCAGACCCTGGCCACCGATCGTCAGGATGAGAACGTGATCATCTCGCCGGTGTCTATCCAACTGGCTCTGGGCCTGGCCTACTACGGAGCCGAGGGTAAAACGGCGGCGGAGCTGCAGAAGACGCTGCACGCCTCCGCCAAGGAGAGCAAGGATGGCCTGGCCGAGAGCTACCACAATCTGCTGCACTCGTACATCAAGTCCAAGACCGTGCTGGAGATCGCCAACAAGGTGTACACCCGCGAGAATGTGAAGGTATCCGAGCACTTCCGTGAAGTGGCCAGCAAGTACTTTGACTCTGAGGTGGAGTCCCTGGACTTCAGCCGCGAATCGGAGGCCGTGGAGCGCATCAACCGGTGGGTCAAGCAGCAGACGCAGGACAAGATCGAGCGGGTGGTGGACAGCCTAGAACCGGACACCAACGTTGCCCTGGTCAACGCCATCTACTTCAAGGCACGCTGGGCACGACCCTTCAACGACGAGGACACCCGTGACCGCGAGTTCTGGCTGAACGAGCGGGAGTCCATCCAGGTTCCCACCATGTTCGCCGACAACTGGTACTACTACGCCGACTACCCGGAACTTGACGCCAAGGCCATCGAGCTGTTCTTCGAGAACATCAACCTGACCATGTGGTTCATCCTGCCCAATCAGCGCTCCGGCCTCCAGGCCCTCGAGCAGAAGCTCAAGGGAGTCGACTTCAAGCTGCTCGAGGACCGCTGGCAGTGGCAGAGTGTCTCAGTCTACCTGCCTAAGTTCAAGTTTGAGTTCGACACGGATCTCCGACCCACACTCCACAAG CTTGGCATAAGTGCCATGTTCTCGGATGCGGCCGACTTCAGTAATATTTTCCAGGACTCGCCCATCGGAACGCGGATCACCAAGGTGCAGCACAAGACCTTCATCGACGTGAATGAGATCGGATGTGAAGCTGCAGGTGTCAGTT ATGCCGCTGGAGTGCCCATGTCCCTGCCCCTGGACCCCAAGACTTTTGTGGCCGACCATCCTTTCGTGTTCATTATTCGCGATCCGCACGCTGTCTACTTCGCCGGACACATTGTCAAGTTTTAG
- the LOC26514990 gene encoding uncharacterized protein LOC26514990: MRLHLAVFLSVTLFQTIYGFLPCSTRCNEAFRGQLVCAIMQRCYLDMEYCSLIAFNCARLLQHKPLFLVKSEGKCSDDKTPKCRTMEY; this comes from the exons ATGAGACTTCACCTGGCTGTTTTCCTGA GTGTAACGCTCTTCCAGACCATCTATGGATTTCTCCCATGCTCCACCAGGTGCAATGAGGCCTTCCGTGGGCAGTTGGTGTGCGCTATTATGCAACGTTGTTACCTTGACATGGAATACTGCAGCTTGATCGCCTTCAACTGTGCCCGTCTGCTCCAGCACAAGCCCC TGTTCCTGGTCAAGTCCGAGGGAAAGTGCAGCGATGACAAAACGCCAAAATGCAGGACAATGGAGTATTAG
- the LOC6495099 gene encoding serine protease inhibitor 42Dd produces MAVIISCLLLLLATVSQAKTTSGTDAAANRNLLAADLYNAVGADRLNENLVISPATIQSSMALAFVGAKGQTASEIQQGLRLGPGDADAVSQRSGSFQQSLTRDNNLRLANNIYINENLEFKGSFRDIAQRQFDSNIDKLDFHPPYNKRTADAINRAVATKTNGKITDILRSELLNDRAEGVIVNGVTYSAAWQKAFRLDKTEKRSFRTGNGQSVRVDTMWTLQNFNYAEVRSLDAKVVELPYQNADFSMLLVLPNRKDGLRALQQSLVGKDLLEEVGAMSQHKVEVLLPKFSVTSGVSLEGVFKQLGVHTMFSRDGDFGNMYRMFVSHFINAVEHKANVEVSEAGVEQPLETGVLKGLFSRSKKFEADHPFVFAIKYKDSIVFIGHIANYAYV; encoded by the exons ATGGCTGTCATCATCAGTTGCCTATTAC TCTTGCTGGCGACAGTGTCGCAGGCCAAAACGACCTCCGGCACCGATGCCGCTGCGAACAGGAATTTGTTGGCCGCAGATCTCTACAATGCCGTGGGTGCCGATAGGCTGAATGAGAACCTGGTGATATCCCCGGCCACCATCCAGAGCTCCATGGCTTTGGCCTTCGTGGGGGCCAAGGGTCAAACAGCCTCCGAGATCCAGCAGGGCCTGCGCTTGGGCCCCGGGGACGCGGATGCGGTGAGCCAGCGAAGTGGCAGCTTCCAGCAGTCTCTGACCCGCGACAACAATCTGCGTCTGGCCAACAACATCTACATCAACGAGAACCTGGAGTTCAAGGGCTCCTTCCGCGACATTGCTCAGCGCCAGTTCGACTCGAACATCGACAAGCTGGACTTCCATCCGCCGTACAACAAGCGCACGGCGGATGCCATTAACCGAGCCGTGGCCACAAAAACGAACGGAAAGATTACGGACATCCTGCGGTCAGAGCTGCTCAATGACCGGGCCGAGGGCGTGATCGTGAACGGAGTGACCTATTCCGCCGCCTGGCAGAAGGCCTTCCGGCTGGACAAGACCGAGAAGCGCTCGTTCCGCACTGGAAATGGCCAGTCCGTCCGCGTGGACACCATGTGGACACTGCAGAACTTCAACTACGCCGAGGTGCGCTCCTTGGACGCCAAGGTGGTGGAGCTGCCCTACCAGAATGCGGACTTCTCTATGCTCCTTGTTCTGCCAAACCGCAAGGACGGCCTAAGGGCTCTCCAGCAGTCGCTGGTGGGCAAGGATCTGCTGGAGGAGGTCGGAGCGATGAGCCAGCATAAGGTGGAGGTGTTGCTGCCCAAGTTTAGTGTCACCTCTGGCGTGAGCCTCGAAGGAGTCTTCAAACAG TTGGGAGTCCATACAATGTTTTCGAGGGACGGTGACTTTGGTAACATGTATCGGATGTTTGTCAGTCATTTCATCAATGCAGTGGAGCACAAGGCCAACGTGGAGGTTTCCGAGGCAGGAGTCGAGCAACCCCTAGAAACAGGAG TTCTGAAGGGACTCTTTTCAAGATCGAAGAAGTTCGAGGCGGATCATCCGTTTGTGTTCGCCATCAAGTACAAGGACTCGATTGTCTTCATCGGACATATTGCCAACTATGCCTACGTTTAA
- the LOC6495098 gene encoding antichymotrypsin-2, which translates to MIRPHWILTLGLLVAFSAVLPLSVGAELPARVAASASNYRFGLRLSRKLGELQPDANVAVSPLLVQAALTLLYAEANPDSTRGLGQALDLQATFSPKGAINGVEALLSDLKHSAAVGCRLRLLSDFYTQQRFTFTFRDEFEALASHLGIGCHRLGWESSAKAAQDINYDFLSRSNFSVGEMVTSSQLESLGADYTPFLHVSAVTFSAPWAQGFDPAETQDINFFVAGSRPKLVPAMFGQHRYRYAEVSALDAQLIEVPFATADLSLLIIFPNQVDGLARLEHQLEKYDLLQLRAQLEERKVALTVPKFRTLAHSDLTGALKQLGLAKLFSSDVQLVEVFSSILASSAPPLGAVVQSSLLEIQEKGGTDGDSFSFGDLFRRALPLVINHPFFYAIGNDKVLLLTGHIVDV; encoded by the exons ATGATCCGCCCCCACTGGATACTGACTCTCGGCCTGCTGGTGGCTTTCTCTGCCGTGCTACCGCTTTCAGTTGGCGCCGAGCTCCCGGCCAGAGTGGCCGCCAGTGCCTCGAACTATCGCTTTGGCCTGCGCCTCTCCAGAAAGTTGGGGGAGCTCCAGCCCGATGCGAATGTGGCCGTCTCGCCCCTGCTGGTCCAGGCGGCTCTTACTTTGCTCTATGCGGAAGCTAATCCGGATTCCACAAGGGGCCTCGGACAAGCCCTGGATCTCCAGGCCACCTTTTCCCCCAAGGGAGCCATTAACGGCGTAGAAGCCCTTCTGTCAGATCTTAAGCACTCCGCTGCCGTTGGATGCCGTCTTAGGTTGCTGAGCGATTTCTACACCCAACAGCGTTTTACCTTCACCTTTCGGGATGAGTTCGAGGCCCTGGCCTCCCATCTCGGAATCGGGTGTCACCGACTTGGCTGGGAGAGCTCTGCCAAGGCGGCCCAGGACATTAATTACGACTTTCTGAGTCGCAGCAACTTTAGCGTGGGCGAGATGGTGACCTCCTCTCAGCTGGAGTCTCTCGGCGCAGATTACACTCCTTTTCTGCACGTCTCGGCAGTGACTTTCAGTGCTCCCTGGGCGCAGGGTTTCGATCCTGCAGAGACGCAGGACATCAACttctttgtggcaggatcgcGTCCCAAGCTGGTGCCCGCTATGTTCGGGCAACATCGCTACAGATACGCCGAGGTGTCAGCCTTAGATGCCCAGCTAATCGAAGTTCCCTTTGCCACTGCGGATCTATCCTTGCTGATAATCTTCCCAAACCAAGTGGACGGTCTGGCCAGGCTGGAGCATCAGCTGGAAAAGTATGATCTGCTGCAGCTCCGGGCTCAGCTGGAAGAACGTAAAGTGGCCCTAACGGTACCAAAGTTCAGGACTCTGGCGCATTCTGATTTGACCGGAGCACTGAAGCAG CTGGGCCTAGCTAAACTCTTCTCATCGGACGTCCAGTTGGTGGAGGTCTTCAGCTCCATTCTGGCCAGCTCAGCGCCCCCATTGGGAGCCGTGGTGCAGAGCAGCTTGCTGGAGATTCAGGAGAAAGGCGGCACTGACGGCGACTCTTTTT CCTTTGGGGATCTGTTCCGAAGAGCCCTGCCCCTGGTCATCAATCACCCGTTCTTCTATGCCATCGGCAATGACAAGGTTCTGCTGCTCACTGGCCACATCGTCGACGTATGA
- the LOC6495097 gene encoding serine protease inhibitor 42Dd, protein MASKCMILLALLVPLLNAQTFNQPGYPGFGLGARFGGGQVVPQQDLQAQEDIRVPSAPRQRNGGQSRNPAPTAPTRAPVIPKTSFMDRFSSKLYAKIAPAQAGSNFVYSPVSVHSILALIYGTSFGKTRRELKSAGEFVDDQIDVAMIFEKLIKFRSDLGNVELKMATKLYHNQLKGGAYPGFPEFSQFYFNTADEAVDMTRAKDTSEKINFWVSDSTDGKIRNLAAPSDITEQTEALLVNAIYFKGRWENEFATMDTQPSNFKHSDGRISSVAMMYNDDVYSLADIPELGASALGLNYRDSNISMLILLPKQVNGLRALEAQLADPQFDLNRIAARLQRQNVLVRLPKFRIEFDQDMTQPLKQMDVQEMFGPKSQIKTMLNDRVRVEKILQKAFIDVNEAGTEAAAASYAKFVPLSLPAKSPEFTADHPFVFAIRTPTSVLFIGHVEHPTPLTASPEGAGRGRQRSFSSRQ, encoded by the exons atggcGAGCAAATGCA TGATCCTGCTCGCGCTCCTGGTTCCGCTTCTCAATGCCCAGACATTCAACCAACCAGGATACCCTGGCTTTGGGCTGGGAGCCCGCTTCGGAGGAGGGCAGGTTGTGCCGCAGCAGGACTTGCAGGCGCAAGAGGATATCCGGGTGCCATCAGCACCAAGGCAGCGCAATGGCGGCCAATCCCGCAACCCTGCCCCCACCGCACCCACCCGTGCCCCGGTGATCCCGAAGACCAGCTTCATGGATCGCTTCAGCTCCAAACTCTACGCAAAAATTGCACCCGCGCAGGCCGGATCGAATTTTGTCTACTCTCCCGTGTCGGTGCACAGTATCCTGGCACTGATCTATGGGACGTCCTTTGGCAAAACCCGCAGGGAACTAAAGAGTGCCGGAGAGTTCGTAGACGATCAAATAGATGTGGCCATGATCTTCGAGAAGCTAATCAAGTTTAGGAGTGACCTCGGCAACGTCGAGTTGAAAATGGCCACCAAGCTGTACCACAACCAACTGAAGGGCGGCGCCTATCCCGGCTTTCCCGAATTTTCTCAGTTCTATTTCAACACCGCCGACGAAGCCGTCGACATGACCCGCGCCAAGGACACCTCCGAGAAGATTAACTTCTGGGTGTCGGACAGCACCGACGGCAAGATTCGCAACCTGGCGGCACCCAGTGACATTACTGAGCAGACCGAGGCCCTTTTGGTGAATGCCATCTACTTCAAAGGTCGCTGGGAGAACGAGTTTGCCACCATGGACACCCAGCCTTCCAATTTCAAGCACTCCGATGGCCGAATCTCCAGCGTCGCCATGATGTACAATGATGACGTCTATTCCCTGGCGGATATCCCGGAACTGGGGGCCAGCGCCCTGGGGCTGAACTATCGggacagcaacatcagcatgCTGATCCTGCTGCCCAAGCAGGTCAACGGCCTGCGGGCCCTCGAGGCGCAACTGGCCGATCCGCAGTTCGACTTGAACCGCATTGCCGCCCGTCTACAGCGCCAGAATGTCCTGGTGCGCCTACCAAAGTTCCGCATCGAGTTCGACCAGGACATGACTCAGCCGCTGAAGCAGATGGACGTGCAGGAGATGTTCGGTCCAAAATCACAGATAAAAACCATGCTCAACGACCGGGTCCGAGTGGAGAAGATCCTGCAAAAGGCCTTCATAGACGTGAACGAGGCAGGCACTGAGGCAGCCGCAGCTTCAT ATGCCAAATTTGTGCCGTTGTCGCTGCCCGCAAAGTCCCCGGAGTTCACCGCCGATCATCCGTTCGTCTTCGCCATCCGCACACCCACCTCCGTACTCTTCATTGGCCACGTGGAGCATCCCACGCCCTTGACAGCAAGCCCGGAAGGTGCTGGCCGCGGACGCCAAAGGTCCTTCTCAAGTCGGCAatag
- the LOC6495095 gene encoding uncharacterized protein LOC6495095, translating to MDSIDDGLESDAVPTQTLHRVGHSNTSQGGASMLNRKFNSINAGSDNISKFTLANLASLPSSTFSAASTATERALDKKTESPMGKYTSRMVEEIITQIFAERRGDFPETSSSCHVNAMKFPQPEGEANIDKRLRYWKEVLLERKKMQLRVQQRTGKMASEVLFNRRATLDNRDGQTVKRLMDYADRMECEKIVAPPVAKLGDLQDPCTCEITLGVAATQPKAERDGYKDVEIIGLPHTTKRELLGRDALEQKAPPGWLQSEFLDERLQGRFQAIQNVLEFFPDLDALQVTGTNVSKLVTAPRTTLVGVQSLHTITNTESAPICSEECTYASMEATECSTTEHSAVADVVPELGLRVNGVDYLPGDTATGGISECYEIVTRFSCNPFRRQKKHVLQLTNIGRQTLTFSWKQSTYFYNRGSLLLARDNEFLFDLDGFRLAYGESRSLVVLYQPRKVAMAVELWLLLVEPRIFCSRQESLLLRFHGRCTPPADYMAKLLEAQCTCVCKSDAVAVDQLTMHLSKLVPLVVPPPACCPYERPLDDREAFNSLNPGYNCTRFDDLEVLRKFHMRVKKPREPLWDFRLTTIKEYVLRVEGVMEREKLFAEFTELLSPLLGPADSLETTSQQDEQKQRSRFIYVRGVICNGIAEWEELMFTVEESFFKPELQRFYVSLLGESEEGEEGDEDNVERPRPAPITPIDKEKLLEIIGEANLDEEKIRAAVMRKLYHSKYFRDSLYIQTYSHLCNMAEDIVSVIESTEVVPT from the exons ATGGATAGTATTGATGACGGATTGGAGTCGGATGCAGTACCGACCCAGACATTGCATCGCGTTGGACATTCGAACACGTCCCAAGGGGGGGCGTCCATGCTGAACCGCAAATTCAACAGTATAAACGCAGGATCGGACAACATCTCAAAGTTCACGCTGGCCAATTTGGCCTCTCTGCCCTCCTCCACGTTTAGCGCAGCCTCCACGGCCACTGAGAGGGCTTTGGACAAGAAGACCGAGTCGCCCATGGGTAAGTACACGTCGCGAATGGTGGAGGAGATCATCACCCAGATCTTTGCGGAGCGGCGTGGCGACTTCCCTGAAACCTCATCGTCGTGCCACGTGAATGCCATGAAGTTCCCGCAACCCGAAGGCGAAGCAAATATTGACAAAAGACTACGGTATTGGAAGGAG GTGCTGCTGGAGCGGAAGAAGATGCAACTGCGCGTGCAGCAGAGGACTGGCAAGATGGCCAGTGAGGTGCTATTCAACCGGCGGGCCACCCTGGACAATCGGGATGGGCAGACGGTGAAGCGATTGATGGATTACGCGGACCGCATGGAGTGCGAGAAGATAGTGGCGCCTCCGGTCGCCAAGCTGGGTGACCTGCAGGACCCGTGCACCTGCGAGATTACGCTCGGCGTGGCGGCCACCCAGCCGAAGGCAGAAAGGGATGGCTACAAGGACGTTGAGATCATTGGTTTGCCCCACACGACCAAGCGAGAGCTACTGGGCCGGGACGCTCTTGAGCAGAAGGCTCCTCCCGGGTGGCTGCAATCAGAGTTCCTGGACGAGCGGCTGCAGGGCCGCTTTCAAGCCATTCAGAATGTGCTCGAGTTTTTTCCAGACTTGGACGCCTTACAGGTCACCGGCACTAATGTCTCCAAGCTGGTAACAGCTCCCCGTACGACTCTTGTGGGAGTGCAATCCCTCCACACGATTACCAACACCGAGAGTGCCCCGATCTGTTCCGAGGAGTGCACCTACGCCTCAATGGAGGCTACcgaatgctccacaacggagCACTCTGCCGTTGCAGATGTAGTCCCGGAACTGGGGCTACGGGTCAATGGAGTGGACTACTTGCCGGGGGACACTGCCACCGGTGGCATCAGCGAGTGCTACGAAATTGTGACTCGCTTCTCCTGTAACCCCTTCCGGcgccaaaaaaaacacgttttGCAATTGACGAACATCGGACGGCAGACCTTGACCTTCTCCTGGAAGCAGAGCACGTACTTCTACAACCGTGGATCCTTGTTACTGGCCCGTGACAACGAGTTTCTTTTCGATCTGGATGGCTTCCGACTGGCCTATGGGGAGTCCCGCAGCTTGGTGGTGCTCTACCAGCCACGCAAG GTTGCCATGGCCGTGGagctgtggctgctgctcgTGGAGCCCCGAATCTTCTGCAGCCGGCAGGAGTCGCTGCTACTGCGTTTCCATGGCCGCTGCACGCCTCCAGCGGACTACATGGccaagctgctggaggcgCAGTGCACCTGCGTGTGCAAGTCAGACGCCGTGGCCGTCGATCAGTTGACGATGCACCTCAGCAAACTGGTGCCCTTGGTGGTGCCACCACCTGCCTGCTGTCCCTATGAGCGGCCCCTGGACGATCGAGAGGCATTCAACAGCTTGAATCCGGGCTACAACTGCACCCGCTTTGATGACCTGGAGGTGCTCCGAAAGTTCCACATGCGGGTCAAGAAGCCGCGTGAGCCTTTGTGGGATTTCCGACTGACCACCATCAAGGAATACGTCCTGCGGGTAGAGGGTGTGATGGAGCGAGAGAAGCTGTTCGCAGAGTTCACGGAGCTCCTCTCCCCGCTGCTGGGACCTGCTGATTCCCTCGAAACGACCTCCCAGCAGGACGAACAGAAGCAGCGCTCTCGGTTCATCTACGTGCGCGGCGTCATCTGCAACGGCATTGCCGAGTGGGAGGAGCTTATGTTCACCGTGGAGGAGTCGTTCTTCAAGCCGGAGCTGCAGCGATTCTACGTCAGCCTGCTCGGAGAGTCCGAAGAAGGCGAAGAGGGAGATGAGGACAATGTGGAACGGCCGCGTCCCGCCCCAATTACCCCCATCGACAAGGAGAAGCTGCTCGAGATCATTGGCGAGGCGAACCTGGACGAGGAGAAGATCCGGGCGGCGGTGATGCGAAAGTTGTACCACTCCAAGTATTTCCGCGACTCGCTCTACATCCAGACCTACTCACATCTGTGCAACATGGCTGAGGACATTGTCTCGGTGATTGAAAGCACCGAAGTGGTGCCTACCTAG
- the LOC6495094 gene encoding uncharacterized protein LOC6495094, which yields MFSSNTVSASKRITAKDASGTETRENLCNFEIEDNEPDVLQVMATKTMEDILTDVLRLENFNLKQSSSIGDSPLRVGQSLMSRPSGLKNREIRYPELDLDPRLRNWNRILNQRQKIQERIERQTGKRAEDVLFNRSTTIDDASKKMILRILDTADRSRPIDQLKEKSTIRSLKARDDPKNCREIKELFLAEPKIQEVEFVGLPQVTQKEVAAINLPPDAPESQWQRSEVLVKQLEEKKESIQQVLEFAPDIHQLQVIPTYTVPSSDTPLITKLGEVPILPLSCDSTVEEEELETDHELDLGSFEGEEIDSIVDSMEPKSAPTTKEKSVHKVRVQDLDPFLDVNGVMINGVIFDYDNSVKSAGKGIQLELNCDPHQRVVKPLLDIQNLSKKLVNVSWFPKIRIRTDRPPMHSELIFDRSEFILEPLERRVVRIMFQPQHVGLYTLRYILCIIRSPFCNSRRLDVIIRGQCTVPEVYKRRLEMHKQIPLDKQQEQQARDLLSLHATLAPIIENATLLCPYERALDEREVFNAQNMNYRCERYEDLEALKSLYSVAKKPRDRPWDLSLDTLRRFISNQENRLMREHLHLQMIKMLEPMKCNRCEALTKLEHNPERERTCFIYVRGTICSAVDEWEKMALGLDDQFFKLELLRVLEERRARQEKLNDDRLSLDSFSSRGIHKMIPFSDNLKSPSEEEDVVVTVSKRLKTSKYLRDALYMHTYNLLCDVAEDIVSVIESTTVL from the exons ATGTTTAGCTCAAACACGGTATCAGCCTCGAAGAGGATAACGGCGAAGGATGCTTCGGGCACAGAGACCAGGGAGAACCTTTGTAACTTTGAAATTGAAGACAACGAGCCGGATGTACTGCAGGTCATGGCAACGAAGACTATGGAAGACATCTTGACAGATGTTTTGCGCTTGGAAAACTTTAATCTGAAGCAGAGCTCCAGCATAGGAGACTCACCGTTGAGGGTGGGCCAGTCATTGATGTCCAGGCCATCGGGTCTTAAAAATAGGGAGATACGGTATCCGGAATTGGACCTGGACCCCCGTCTCCGCAACTGGAACCGCATATTGAATCAGCGCCAGAAAATCCAGGAGCGCATCGAACGTCAAACTGGCAAGCGTGCAGAAGATGTGCTCTTCAACCGTTCGACGACCATTGACGACGCCAGCAAGAAGATGATCCTTCGCATCCTTGACACCGCCGATCGTTCGCGCCCCATCGATCAACTTAAGGAGAAATCCACAATACGCTCGCTTAAGGCACGAGACGATCCAAAGAATTGTCGCGAAATTAAGGAACTGTTCTTAGCCGAACCGAAAATACAGGAGGTGGAGTTTGTTGGACTACCGCAGGTGACCCAAAAGGAAGTAGCTGCCATAAACTTGCCCCCCGATGCCCCCGAGAGCCAGTGGCAACGCTCCGAGGTGCTGGTTAAGCAACTCGAGGAGAAGAAGGAGTCTATCCAACAAGTGCTGGAGTTTGCGCCGGATATCCACCAGCTGCAGGTGATTCCCACCTACACAGTTCCGAGTTCCGATACACCGTTGATCACCAAGCTCGGGGAGGTTCCCATTCTGCCCCTCTCCTGCGATTCTACCGTGGAAGAGGAGGAGCTGGAAACAGATCATGAGCTCGATCTAGGCTCTTTTGAGGGCGAGGAGATCGATTCCATTGTCGATTCCATGGAACCGAAATCTGCGCCCACCACCAAGGAAAAATCTGTCCACAAAGTGAGGGTCCAGGACTTGGATCCGTTTCTGGACGTCAACGGAGTGATGATAAACGGAGTCATTTTCGATTATGATAATTCAGTGAAGTCCGCTGGAAAGGGAATTCAGCTGGAGCTCAATTGCGATCCGCACCAGCGAGTCGTGAAGCCTTTGCTGGACATTCAG AATCTGAGCAAGAAGTTGGTAAACGTTTCCTGGTTTCCGAAGATTCGTATTCGCACTGATCGGCCACCTATGCACTCCGAGCTGATCTTCGACCGCAGTGAGTTTATTTTGGAGCCACTGGAGCGCCGTGTTGTCCGGATAATGTTCCAGCCGCAGCATGTGGGGCTTTACACGCTACGTTATATTTTGTGCATCATACGGTCGCCGTTCTGTAACTCCCGTCGCCTAGACGTCATCATAAGGGGCCAGTGCACCGTGCCGGAAGTGTATAAACGCCGCCTCGAGATGCACAAACAGATACCGCTGGACAAGCAGCAGGAGCAACAGGCCCGGGATTTGTTAAGCTTGCACGCCACCCTGGCACCGATCATCGAAAACGCCACCCTATTGTGCCCCTATGAACGGGCACTCGACGAACGCGAGGTTTTCAATGCCCAGAACATGAACTATCGCTGCGAGCGCTACGAGGACCTGGAGGCCCTCAAGTCGCTCTATTCGGTGGCTAAGAAGCCTCGAGACCGGCCCTGGGACCTGAGCTTAGACACCTTGCGCCGATTTATTAGCAATCAGGAGAACCGCCTTATGCGCGAGCACCTTCATCTTCAGATGATTAAGATGCTGGAGCCGATGAAGTGCAACCGCTGCGAGGCCCTGACCAAACTGGAACACAACCCAGAGCGGGAACGCACCTGTTTCATCTACGTCCGTGGCACCATCTGCAGTGCCGTCGACGAGTGGGAGAAGATGGCCCTGGGCCTTGACGACCAGTTCTTCAAGCTGGAGCTTCTGCGTGTCCTGGAGGAGAGGAGAGCGCGCCAGGAGAAATTGAATGACGACAGGCTCTCACTGGATTCGTTTAGTTCGAGGGGAATACATAAGATGATTCCGTTTTCCGACAACTTGAAGTCTCCATCCGAGGAAGAAGACGTCGTTGTGACGGTCTCCAAGCGACTCAAGACCAGCAAGTATCTGCGGGATGCACTTTACATGCACACCTACAACTTGCTCTGCGACGTGGCCGAGGACATCGTGTCGGTTATTGAGAGTACCACTGTTCTTTGA